The Candidatus Synechococcus calcipolaris G9 nucleotide sequence AATCCTCGGACTTAGCAGAGGCCTTCCAGGAAACGGGGCCCTTTTGGGGACGACATTACCTTTTTTGGCACGATCGCCGCCCCTTGACGTTGATTTATGAAGTGTTTTCCCCCTACCTGTCCCGATACCTAGGGTCGATGGAACCTGCGGATGGCCATGGTCGTGAAATTCTGCGGGAAGCTCTGGGCAAAAATTTTATCGAGGATGATCGATCATGACGGTAGCCGCGATCGCCCCGGAACCCTCCCTATCGCCCACCTATTGGTTGCACTATCAGGTGGACTGTACCCAACCCCAGTCCCATCTGTTGACCGTGACCCTGACTATTTTGACCCAGGACCAAACCAGCCTTGATCTCAAATGTCCGGTGTGGACCCCCGGTTCCTATCTGATCCGTGAGTATGCCCGCCATATCCAGGATTTTCAGGCCCATCAGGCCGACGGGACTCCCCTACCTTGGCAAAAGATCAGCAAAAACCATTGGTGTATTTCTCTGGGGGCAGAGTCAATAGCAGCAGAGTCGATAGCAGCAGAGTCGATCGAGAAAGTGGTGGTCTCCTACCGAGTCTATGCCTACGAATTAACGGTACGCACCAATCACTGTGATGCCAGCCATGCCTACTTTAATCCTGCGGCCCTCTGTCTCTACGTGCCGAAATACCGCGATCGCCCCCTCCAGATCACGATTATTGCTCCCGTTGGTTGGCAGGTGACGACTCCCCTACCCACCTTATCCAATCAAACCCATGGATTTTGGGCAGAAAACTATGACACCTTGGTGGATAGCCCCTTTGAGATTGGTTGTCATGACCTCTATTCCTTTCAAGTCCAGGGGAAACCCCACGAATTAGCGGTGTGGGGCCAGGGAAATTTAGACCCGGATCGGGCGATCGCCGATATTGAAAAAATCATTAAGGTGGAGGCGGATCTGTTTGGCGGCTTGCCCTACGATCGCTATGTGTTTTTCCTTCATTTAACGGCAAAAAGCTATGGTGGCCTAGAGCATAAAAATGGTTGCTCGTTGATTTTTAGCCGCTTTGGCTTTCGGCAGCCGGAGCAATACCAGCGATTTCTTTGTTTGGTGGCCCACGAGTTTTTCCATCTTTGGAATGTGAAGCGACTCCGGCCCAAGGAACTAGAGGTTTTCGACTACGACCAAGAGAACTACACGCCCTGTCTCTGGTTCTGTGAGGGGATCACCAGCTACTACGATCAACTGATTCCCCTCTGGGCCCAATTATTTGATGCCGCAACCTACCTCAAGCTCCTTTCCGAAAGCCTGAATCGCTATCTACAAACCCCTGGCCGGCAGGTGCAGTCCTTAGCTGACTCCAGCTTCGACGCCTGGATTAAGCTCTATCGACCCGATGCCAATAGTCCCAATGCCCAGATGTCCTACTATCTGAAGGGTGAATTAGTGGCCCTGTTGTTGGATCTGCGAATTCGCCTGGCCCACAATCACCGGCGATCGCTCAATAATGTACTTCAGAACCTGTGGCACACCTATGGAATCCCGGAAACTGGCTACAGTCACGATCAACTCTGGGCAGAAATTGAGGCGGTCGCTGAAGAAGACCTGGGAGATTTTCGCCGCCGCTATGTTGAACAAACCGATGAGTTGCCCCTTGCAGAAACTCTAGGGAAGGTTGGCCTAGAACTTGTCCACGACGAAGGTAAGGCCATTCCCTACACGGGTATTCAGTTGAAACAAACCCATGGTGCGGCCATCCTAAAAACGGTTTTCCGGCATTCCCCGGCCCAAGACGCTGGCCTGGCCCCCGGCGATGAACTGGTGGCGATCGCCCGTTGGCGAATCACTGCGGAACAATGGCAGGAACACCTACGCAACTATCAACCGGGGGATCATCTGGAAATAACCTTCTTCCGGGAGGGGATACTGCACACCACTACCCTGGTTTTAGGGGATCCTCAGCCCCATAAATACGTTCTCCGTCGCCATCGGGAGGCTTCCTCTGGGGCGATCGATCATCTCTGTGCCTGGCTAGGCCCATCGGCCCGGGGCCTAGGGTCGCTAGGATAGAACTAGAGCAACCTTCCTCGGATACCCCACCTTGCTATGGCCTCTCCCCCTGGTTCTGCCTCGGATTTTCCCAATCCCCATCTGTTTGCCCTAGAAGTAGAGCGACTCCACCGTTTGACGATTTGGGGCCGCTGGCTGGTGGTGCTAGGATTATGGCTGACGGTTGGTTTAGGGAGTCTCTGGAATTTTCGCTACGAAATCTCCCTACTCCGCGAGCATTTCACCTGGGCAGCCCTGCGCTATGGCATTATTTTTAACCGCTTGGCCAGCCTTGGTTTAGCCTTTTGCATTGGCATGACCCTAGCTATTTTGATGTGGCAGACGCGCAATATTCTTTGGGGGCGGCCCAAGACCTGGCAAAAACACCTAGAGCAACGAGTTCTCCGCATTCGCCGCCAGGGTAAAACCCATCCCCTATGGCGTTGGGTGTGTTGTCAGGAGGATTTGACTCAGGGGATCCGGCACCGGAAAAATAATCACAATCAGTAGGGCAAGGGCAATTAAACCAAGACCATCCCGCCAATTGTCCAGTTCACTCACGTCATTGACGGCGGGTTCATCAAACGCGGGCATAAAAAATAAAATGATCGCCCAGAAGAAGAGCCAGGGCTGAATAAATGAGAGAACCAGTACCAAAAGACGACTGATTTGGCCAATCATGGCTCCGACCCGATGGCCATACATGGCATGGACAATGTGGCCCCCATCTAGCTGACCTACGGGCATTAAATTCAAGGCCGTGACCACCAGTCCCAATAAGCCGGCGATCGCCACTGGATGGAGATCAATGGCCGTGAGAGTGGTTAACTCCGAACCAAAGATCAATCGACAAAACACCGCAAAGAGAATCGAAAGGCGCGGATTCAGGGCGGTTACATCTAAGCCAGTGGTGGCACTATCCGGCAACGGCACTAGCTCCGACTGACTCAAACCCCACACCAAAAGGGGGATAGTGGCTAAAAATCCGGTAATGGGCCCGGCAATCCCCACATCAAATAGGGCACGGCGATGGGGAATGGGTGATCGCATTTGGATAAATGCCCCCAGGGTGCCTAGGGCAAAGGG carries:
- a CDS encoding M61 family metallopeptidase, giving the protein MTVAAIAPEPSLSPTYWLHYQVDCTQPQSHLLTVTLTILTQDQTSLDLKCPVWTPGSYLIREYARHIQDFQAHQADGTPLPWQKISKNHWCISLGAESIAAESIAAESIEKVVVSYRVYAYELTVRTNHCDASHAYFNPAALCLYVPKYRDRPLQITIIAPVGWQVTTPLPTLSNQTHGFWAENYDTLVDSPFEIGCHDLYSFQVQGKPHELAVWGQGNLDPDRAIADIEKIIKVEADLFGGLPYDRYVFFLHLTAKSYGGLEHKNGCSLIFSRFGFRQPEQYQRFLCLVAHEFFHLWNVKRLRPKELEVFDYDQENYTPCLWFCEGITSYYDQLIPLWAQLFDAATYLKLLSESLNRYLQTPGRQVQSLADSSFDAWIKLYRPDANSPNAQMSYYLKGELVALLLDLRIRLAHNHRRSLNNVLQNLWHTYGIPETGYSHDQLWAEIEAVAEEDLGDFRRRYVEQTDELPLAETLGKVGLELVHDEGKAIPYTGIQLKQTHGAAILKTVFRHSPAQDAGLAPGDELVAIARWRITAEQWQEHLRNYQPGDHLEITFFREGILHTTTLVLGDPQPHKYVLRRHREASSGAIDHLCAWLGPSARGLGSLG